A window of the Streptomyces sp. NBC_00250 genome harbors these coding sequences:
- a CDS encoding ammonium transporter, with the protein MAPAITTLAADAPELSAANTGFMLICSALVMLMTPALAFFYGGMVRVKSTLNMLMMSFISLGIVTILWVLFGFSLAFGTDSGSIIGWSSDYVGLSGIGVTELWDGYTIPVYVFAVFQLMFAILTPALISGALADRVKFTAWALFITLWVTVVYFPVAHWVWGAGGWLFEMGVIDFAGGTAVHINAGAAALGVILVIGKRVGFKKDPMRPHSLPLVMLGAGLLWFGWFGFNAGSWLGNDDGVGAVMFVNTQVATAAAMLAWLAYEKIRHGSFTTLGAASGAVAGLVAITPSGGAVSPLGAIAIGVIAGLLCAMAVGLKYKFGYDDSLDVIGVHLVGGVLGSLLVGLFATGGVQSDAKGLFYGGGLDQLGKQAVGVFAVLAYSLIASAILALIIDKTMGMRVSEDDEVSGIDQVEHAETAYDFSGAGGGASSRSTAVAAPAVTENKKVDA; encoded by the coding sequence ATGGCACCAGCCATCACGACCCTGGCAGCAGACGCCCCCGAGCTGTCCGCCGCCAACACCGGGTTCATGCTCATCTGCTCCGCCCTGGTCATGCTGATGACCCCGGCACTCGCCTTCTTCTACGGAGGCATGGTCCGCGTCAAGTCCACCCTCAACATGCTGATGATGAGCTTCATCAGCCTCGGGATCGTCACGATCCTCTGGGTGCTCTTCGGCTTCAGCCTCGCGTTCGGCACCGACTCCGGCTCGATCATCGGCTGGTCCTCCGACTACGTCGGCCTCAGCGGCATCGGCGTCACCGAACTCTGGGACGGCTACACCATCCCGGTGTACGTCTTCGCCGTCTTCCAGCTGATGTTCGCCATCCTCACCCCGGCCCTCATCAGCGGCGCCCTCGCCGACCGCGTCAAGTTCACCGCCTGGGCCCTCTTCATCACCCTCTGGGTCACCGTCGTCTACTTCCCCGTCGCCCACTGGGTCTGGGGCGCAGGCGGCTGGCTCTTCGAGATGGGCGTCATCGACTTCGCCGGCGGAACGGCGGTCCACATCAACGCCGGCGCCGCCGCCCTCGGCGTGATCCTCGTCATCGGCAAGCGCGTCGGCTTCAAGAAGGACCCGATGCGCCCGCACAGCCTCCCGCTGGTCATGCTGGGCGCCGGTCTCCTCTGGTTCGGCTGGTTCGGCTTCAACGCCGGATCCTGGCTCGGCAACGACGACGGCGTCGGCGCCGTGATGTTCGTCAACACCCAGGTCGCCACCGCCGCCGCCATGCTCGCCTGGCTCGCGTACGAGAAGATCCGCCACGGCTCCTTCACCACCCTCGGCGCGGCCTCCGGCGCCGTCGCCGGCCTCGTCGCCATCACCCCGTCCGGCGGCGCCGTCAGCCCGCTCGGCGCGATCGCCATCGGCGTCATCGCCGGCCTCCTCTGCGCCATGGCCGTCGGACTCAAGTACAAGTTCGGCTACGACGACTCCCTCGACGTCATCGGCGTCCACCTCGTCGGCGGTGTCCTCGGCTCCCTCCTCGTCGGCCTCTTCGCCACCGGCGGCGTCCAGTCCGACGCCAAGGGCCTCTTCTACGGCGGCGGCCTCGACCAGCTCGGCAAGCAGGCCGTCGGCGTCTTCGCCGTTCTCGCCTACTCTCTGATCGCCTCCGCGATCCTCGCACTGATCATCGACAAGACGATGGGCATGAGGGTCAGCGAGGACGACGAGGTCTCCGGCATCGACCAGGTCGAGCACGCCGAGACCGCGTACGACTTCAGCGGAGCCGGCGGCGGCGCGTCCTCGCGCTCCACCGCCGTCGCCGCCCCGGCCGTCACGGAGAACAAGAAGGTGGACGCATGA
- the ftsH gene encoding ATP-dependent zinc metalloprotease FtsH gives MANPVPPRDRTDQPWRSEGAPPPPSPKKRMPGGWGGLILTALVVYLLANIALSFFNEGDGPTISYTEFDKQVAAGNVTKIYSKGDAIQGQLKNKQPVPDGDGDYTKFTTQRPAFADDDLWAQLTKQNVTVTAEPVVQERSFLSNLLISLAPMLLLVVLWVFIARRMSSGMGGAGGMLGRKAPPKPVELEAGAQRTTFADVAGIDEVEGELNDVVDFLKNPAAYREMGAKMPRGVLLAGPPGTGKTLLARAVAGEAGVPFFSASASEFIEMIVGVGASRVRELFAEARKVAPAIIFIDEIDTIGRARGGGSGMGGHDEREQTLNQILTEMDGFTGSEGVIVLAATNRADVLDPALTRPGRFDRIVHVNPPDRGGREAILKIHTREIPLAEDVDLQHVARTTPGMTGAELANLANEAALLAVKRDQKAVTQSDLSDALEKVQLGAERPLVMPAEERRRTAYHESGHALLGMLQPGADPVRKITIVPRGRALGVTLSTPDSDKYAYTEDYLRGRIIGALGGMAAEQVVFGVITTGAESDLEQVTNIARGMAGRWGMSERVGRLTAIPSDAQQAYGLSAAPSTLDTVDAEMRRIVDECYDSAVRQLRDHRDQLDALAAALLENETLEEAAAYRAAGVTRAAKED, from the coding sequence GTGGCCAACCCCGTACCCCCGCGCGACCGGACCGACCAGCCCTGGCGCTCGGAAGGGGCACCGCCGCCCCCGTCGCCGAAGAAGCGGATGCCGGGCGGCTGGGGCGGCCTCATCCTCACCGCGCTCGTCGTGTACCTGCTGGCCAACATCGCCCTGTCGTTCTTCAACGAGGGCGACGGACCGACGATCTCCTACACCGAGTTCGACAAGCAGGTCGCCGCCGGAAACGTCACCAAGATCTACTCCAAGGGCGACGCGATCCAGGGGCAGCTGAAGAACAAGCAGCCCGTCCCCGACGGCGACGGCGACTACACCAAGTTCACCACCCAGCGACCCGCCTTCGCCGACGACGACCTGTGGGCGCAGCTCACCAAGCAGAACGTCACCGTCACCGCCGAACCGGTCGTCCAGGAACGCAGCTTCCTCTCCAACCTCCTCATCTCGCTCGCGCCGATGCTCCTGCTCGTCGTCCTGTGGGTGTTCATCGCCCGCCGGATGAGCTCCGGCATGGGCGGCGCCGGCGGCATGCTCGGCCGAAAGGCCCCGCCCAAACCCGTCGAGCTGGAGGCCGGCGCCCAACGCACCACCTTCGCCGACGTCGCAGGCATCGACGAGGTCGAGGGCGAGCTCAACGACGTCGTCGACTTCCTCAAGAACCCCGCCGCCTACCGCGAGATGGGCGCCAAGATGCCCCGCGGCGTGCTCCTCGCCGGCCCGCCCGGCACCGGAAAGACCCTGCTCGCCCGCGCCGTCGCCGGCGAGGCCGGCGTGCCGTTCTTCTCCGCCTCCGCGTCCGAGTTCATCGAGATGATCGTGGGCGTCGGCGCCTCCCGGGTCCGCGAACTGTTCGCCGAGGCCCGCAAGGTCGCCCCCGCGATCATCTTCATCGACGAGATCGACACCATCGGCCGGGCCCGCGGCGGCGGCTCCGGCATGGGCGGCCACGACGAACGCGAGCAGACCCTCAACCAGATCCTCACCGAGATGGACGGCTTCACCGGCTCCGAAGGCGTCATCGTCCTCGCCGCCACCAACCGCGCCGACGTCCTCGACCCCGCCCTCACCCGCCCCGGCCGCTTCGACCGGATCGTGCACGTCAACCCGCCCGACCGAGGAGGCCGCGAAGCCATCCTCAAGATCCACACCCGCGAGATCCCGCTCGCCGAGGACGTCGACCTCCAACACGTGGCCCGCACCACCCCCGGCATGACCGGCGCCGAACTCGCCAACCTCGCCAACGAGGCCGCCCTCCTCGCGGTCAAGCGCGACCAGAAGGCCGTCACCCAGTCCGACCTGTCCGACGCCCTGGAGAAGGTCCAGCTCGGCGCGGAACGCCCGCTCGTGATGCCCGCCGAGGAACGCCGCCGCACCGCCTACCACGAGAGCGGCCACGCCCTCCTCGGCATGCTCCAGCCCGGCGCCGACCCGGTCCGCAAGATCACCATCGTGCCGCGCGGCCGCGCCCTCGGCGTCACCCTCTCCACCCCCGACTCCGACAAGTACGCCTACACCGAGGACTACCTGCGCGGCCGGATCATCGGCGCCCTCGGCGGCATGGCCGCCGAACAGGTCGTCTTCGGCGTCATCACCACCGGCGCCGAGAGCGACCTCGAACAGGTCACCAACATCGCCCGGGGCATGGCCGGACGCTGGGGCATGAGCGAACGCGTCGGCCGCCTCACCGCCATCCCGAGCGACGCCCAGCAGGCGTACGGCCTCTCGGCGGCCCCCTCGACCCTCGACACCGTCGACGCGGAGATGCGCCGCATCGTCGACGAGTGCTACGACAGCGCCGTACGCCAGCTCCGCGACCACCGCGACCAACTGGACGCACTGGCCGCCGCGCTCCTGGAGAACGAGACCCTGGAAGAGGCGGCCGCCTACCGCGCGGCGGGCGTCACGCGGGCGGCCAAGGAGGACTGA
- the rpsP gene encoding 30S ribosomal protein S16, which translates to MAVKIKLKRLGKIRQPHYRIVVADSRTRRDGRAIEEIGLYHPTYNPSRIEVDSERAQYWLSVGAQPTEPVLAILKLTGDWQKAKGLPAPEKALLVPATKEAKRASFDEFAKALEGDEAKGEAITPKAKKADKKADEAEAASTESTEA; encoded by the coding sequence GTGGCAGTCAAGATCAAGCTCAAGCGCCTCGGCAAGATCCGCCAGCCCCACTACCGCATCGTCGTCGCCGACTCCCGCACCCGTCGGGACGGTCGCGCGATCGAGGAGATCGGCCTCTACCACCCGACGTACAACCCGTCGCGTATCGAGGTCGACTCCGAGCGTGCGCAGTACTGGCTGTCCGTCGGCGCCCAGCCGACCGAGCCGGTTCTCGCCATCCTGAAGCTCACCGGCGACTGGCAGAAGGCCAAGGGCCTCCCGGCCCCCGAGAAGGCCCTGCTCGTCCCGGCGACGAAGGAAGCCAAGCGCGCCTCGTTCGACGAGTTCGCGAAGGCCCTCGAGGGCGACGAGGCCAAGGGTGAGGCCATCACCCCGAAGGCCAAGAAGGCCGACAAGAAGGCGGACGAGGCCGAGGCCGCGTCCACCGAGTCGACCGAGGCCTGA
- a CDS encoding class I SAM-dependent methyltransferase, which yields MTPTLVPHHPARDWAEIQERMLVPLYEAVYDRLCVGTGTRVLGLRCGSGLALLMAAARGARVAGVDRDHARVELARERLPEGVPVTEEPAEGASYDVITAFHTTDALLPELAALTRTAQSGTTVVLAGWGPPERCATEPVLRVAERLADRRPGLRTDLDGLVAGAGLRPAGSGRVACPFGYANEGSAVRGLLSTGAFDEAVRATELSQVEKEIEEALAPHVRADGTVWMPNVFRYVVALVP from the coding sequence ATGACACCTACGCTCGTCCCGCACCACCCCGCGCGTGACTGGGCCGAGATCCAGGAACGGATGCTCGTCCCGCTCTACGAGGCGGTGTACGACCGCCTCTGTGTGGGCACCGGGACCCGGGTTCTGGGCCTCCGCTGCGGCTCCGGCCTGGCGCTTCTCATGGCGGCGGCGCGGGGCGCCCGGGTGGCAGGCGTGGACCGGGACCACGCGCGCGTGGAGCTGGCCAGGGAGCGGCTCCCCGAGGGCGTGCCGGTCACGGAGGAGCCCGCGGAGGGTGCCTCGTACGACGTGATCACGGCCTTCCACACGACGGACGCGCTGCTCCCGGAGCTGGCGGCGCTCACTCGTACGGCCCAATCGGGGACGACGGTCGTGCTCGCCGGCTGGGGGCCGCCGGAGCGGTGTGCCACGGAGCCGGTGCTGCGGGTCGCGGAGCGGCTCGCGGACCGTCGGCCGGGCCTGCGGACGGATCTGGACGGGCTGGTGGCGGGGGCGGGGCTGCGGCCGGCCGGTTCGGGGCGGGTGGCCTGCCCCTTCGGGTACGCGAACGAGGGCAGCGCGGTGCGGGGGCTGCTGTCGACGGGCGCGTTCGACGAGGCCGTACGGGCGACGGAGCTCTCCCAGGTGGAGAAGGAGATCGAGGAGGCGCTCGCCCCGCATGTGCGCGCGGACGGCACGGTGTGGATGCCGAACGTGTTCCGGTACGTGGTCGCCCTGGTGCCGTAG
- a CDS encoding RNA-binding protein — MLEEALEHLVKGIVDNPDDVQVASRTLRRGRVLEVRVHPDDLGKVIGRNGRTARALRTVVGAIGGRGIRVDLVDVDQVR, encoded by the coding sequence ATGCTCGAGGAGGCTCTCGAGCACCTCGTGAAGGGCATCGTCGACAACCCCGACGACGTGCAGGTCGCCTCGCGCACCCTGCGCCGTGGCCGCGTGCTGGAGGTCCGGGTCCACCCCGACGACCTCGGCAAGGTGATCGGCCGCAACGGCCGCACCGCGCGTGCGCTGCGAACCGTCGTGGGCGCCATCGGCGGCCGTGGCATCCGGGTCGACCTCGTCGACGTGGACCAGGTCCGCTGA
- a CDS encoding [protein-PII] uridylyltransferase produces the protein MTSLEVNEETEDSGPGGYAAARLLLLHEKERSGPPRRAALARLTDEWLAALFTAAAPPRGVALVAVGGYGRAELSPRSDLDLLLLHDGSADKAAVAALADRLWYPVWDLGLALDHSVRTPAEARATAADDLKVHLGLLDARPLAGDHGLVAALRTTVLADWRNQAPERLPELDELCRERAERMGELQYLLEPDLKEARGGLRDAQALRAVAASWLADAPREGLDSARRRLLDARDALHLTTGRATDRLALQEQDAVAAELGLLDADTLLREVYEAARTISYATDVTWREVNRVLKARSARPRLRALLGGRGGAGRAATGKPPVERTPLAEGVVEMDGEVVLARTARPERDPVLPLRAAAAAAQSALPISLHAVRRLAATAKPLPVPWPAEAREELVTLLGAGEATVPVWEALEAEGLITQLLPDWERVRCRPQRNPVHTWTVDRHLVETAVRASSLTRRVGRPDLLLVAALLHDIGKGWPGDHSVAGETIARDLATRIGFDRTDVTTLATAVRHHLLLVETATRRDLDDPATVRAVATAVGTVGTLELLHALTEADALATGPAAWSSWRASLVADLVKRVAGVLAGETPPDPEAAAPSAEQERLAIEALRTGEPVLALHTEPVVPEPEEPEPVGVELVIALPDQPGVLPAVAGVLALHRLTVRAADLRAVDLPLDLGTGSGPVLVLDWRVAAEYGSLPEAARLRADLVRALDGSLDIPARLAEREAAYPRRRGLTAPPPRVTVAAADSRLATVIEVRAQDAPGLLHRIGRALEGATVRVRSAHVSTLGANAVDTLYVTRPDGSLLPDEEAIDLARTLESALR, from the coding sequence GTGACGAGCCTCGAAGTCAACGAAGAGACCGAAGATTCGGGACCCGGCGGTTACGCGGCGGCCCGGCTGCTCCTCCTCCACGAGAAGGAGCGGTCCGGGCCGCCGCGCCGTGCCGCCCTCGCCCGGCTCACCGACGAATGGCTGGCCGCGCTCTTCACTGCCGCCGCACCACCCCGCGGGGTCGCCCTCGTCGCCGTCGGCGGCTACGGCCGCGCCGAACTCTCCCCCCGCAGCGACCTCGACCTCCTCCTGCTCCACGACGGCAGCGCCGACAAGGCCGCCGTCGCCGCCCTCGCCGACCGGCTCTGGTACCCCGTCTGGGACCTCGGGCTCGCCCTCGACCACTCCGTCCGCACCCCCGCCGAAGCCCGCGCCACCGCCGCCGACGACCTCAAGGTCCACCTCGGGCTCCTCGACGCCCGGCCCCTCGCCGGAGACCACGGACTCGTCGCCGCCCTCCGCACCACCGTCCTCGCCGACTGGCGCAACCAGGCCCCCGAACGGCTCCCCGAACTCGACGAACTCTGCCGGGAACGCGCCGAACGCATGGGCGAGCTGCAATACCTCCTCGAACCCGACCTCAAGGAGGCCAGGGGCGGACTCCGCGACGCCCAGGCCCTCCGCGCCGTCGCCGCCTCCTGGCTCGCCGACGCCCCCCGCGAAGGCCTCGACAGCGCCCGCCGCCGCCTCCTCGACGCCCGCGACGCCCTCCACCTCACCACCGGCCGCGCCACCGACCGGCTCGCCCTCCAGGAACAGGACGCCGTCGCCGCCGAACTCGGCCTCCTCGACGCCGACACCCTGCTCCGCGAGGTCTACGAGGCCGCCCGGACCATCTCGTACGCCACCGACGTCACCTGGCGCGAGGTCAACCGCGTCCTCAAGGCCCGCTCCGCCCGGCCCCGCCTGCGCGCCCTCCTCGGCGGCCGGGGCGGCGCCGGCCGGGCCGCCACCGGAAAACCGCCCGTCGAACGCACCCCCCTCGCCGAAGGCGTCGTCGAGATGGACGGCGAAGTCGTCCTCGCCCGCACCGCCCGGCCCGAACGCGACCCCGTCCTGCCCCTGCGGGCCGCCGCCGCGGCCGCCCAGTCCGCCCTCCCGATCTCCCTGCACGCCGTACGCCGCCTCGCCGCCACCGCCAAACCCCTCCCCGTGCCCTGGCCCGCCGAGGCCCGCGAAGAACTCGTCACCCTGCTCGGCGCCGGCGAGGCCACCGTCCCCGTCTGGGAAGCCCTCGAAGCCGAAGGACTCATCACCCAGCTGCTCCCCGACTGGGAACGCGTCCGCTGCCGCCCCCAGCGCAACCCCGTCCACACCTGGACCGTCGACCGCCACCTCGTCGAGACCGCCGTACGCGCCTCCTCGCTCACCCGCCGGGTAGGCCGCCCCGACCTCCTCCTCGTCGCCGCCCTCCTCCACGACATCGGCAAGGGCTGGCCCGGCGACCACTCCGTCGCCGGCGAGACCATCGCCCGCGACCTCGCCACCCGCATCGGCTTCGACCGCACCGACGTCACCACCCTCGCCACCGCCGTCCGCCACCACCTGCTCCTCGTCGAGACCGCCACCCGCCGCGACCTCGACGACCCCGCCACCGTCCGCGCCGTCGCCACAGCCGTCGGCACCGTCGGCACCCTCGAACTCCTGCACGCCCTCACCGAGGCCGACGCCCTCGCCACCGGACCCGCCGCCTGGTCCTCCTGGCGCGCCTCGCTCGTCGCCGACCTGGTCAAACGGGTCGCCGGCGTCCTCGCGGGGGAGACCCCGCCCGACCCCGAGGCCGCCGCCCCCAGCGCCGAACAGGAACGGCTCGCCATCGAGGCCCTGCGCACCGGCGAACCCGTCCTCGCCCTGCACACCGAACCCGTCGTGCCGGAACCCGAGGAACCCGAGCCCGTCGGCGTCGAACTCGTCATCGCCCTGCCCGACCAGCCCGGCGTCCTCCCTGCCGTCGCCGGCGTCCTCGCCCTGCACCGGCTCACCGTCCGCGCCGCCGACCTCCGCGCCGTCGACCTCCCGCTCGACCTCGGCACCGGCTCGGGACCCGTCCTCGTCCTCGACTGGCGGGTCGCCGCCGAATACGGCTCCCTCCCCGAGGCCGCCCGGCTCCGCGCCGACCTCGTCCGCGCCCTCGACGGCTCCCTCGACATCCCCGCCCGCCTCGCCGAACGCGAAGCCGCCTACCCCCGCAGGCGCGGCCTCACCGCCCCACCGCCCCGCGTCACCGTCGCCGCCGCGGACTCCCGCCTCGCCACCGTCATCGAGGTCCGCGCCCAGGACGCCCCCGGCCTCCTCCACCGCATCGGCCGCGCACTGGAGGGCGCGACGGTACGGGTGCGGAGCGCACACGTGTCGACGCTCGGCGCCAACGCCGTCGACACCCTGTACGTGACCCGCCCCGACGGCTCGCTGCTGCCGGACGAGGAGGCGATCGACCTGGCCCGGACCCTGGAGTCGGCGCTCCGCTGA
- the nsdA gene encoding transcriptional repressor NsdA, translating to MGGNGADGTTAGKRPNEQLGSWFVRSGWSKGELARQVNRRARQMGAHHISTDTSRVRRWLDGEQPREPIPRILSELFSERFGSVVAIEDLGLRTAHQSPSVSGVDLPWAGPQTVALLSEFSRSDLMLARRGFLGSSLSLAAGPALIEPMQRWLVPTPVGDAERPDPLAEARRPNRLSEIELDLLESTTAMFRKWDAQCGGGLRRKAVVGQLHEVTDLLQEPQPFATAKRLFTCAAELAELAGWMSYDVGLQPTAQKYFVLALHAAKEAGDKPLGSYILSSMSRQMIHLGRPDDALELIHLAQYGSRDCATPRTQAMLYAMEARAYANMGQPSKCKRAVRMAEDTFADVGLDGEPEPDWIGFFSEAELNGENSHSYRDLAYVAGRSPTYASLAEPVMERAVELFEKDPDHQRSYALNLIGMATVHLLKREPEQSVVLAEKALGVARSIRSERVNTRLRKTVDHAARNYSDVAEVVQLTDRLTQLLPEAAEAV from the coding sequence GTGGGCGGCAACGGCGCAGACGGTACGACTGCCGGCAAGCGCCCGAACGAGCAGCTGGGCTCGTGGTTCGTGCGCAGCGGCTGGTCCAAGGGCGAACTCGCGCGCCAGGTGAACCGCCGGGCGCGCCAGATGGGCGCGCACCACATCTCCACCGACACCTCGCGCGTGCGCCGCTGGCTCGACGGCGAGCAGCCCCGCGAGCCCATCCCGCGCATCCTCTCCGAGCTGTTCTCCGAGCGCTTCGGCTCCGTCGTCGCCATCGAGGACCTCGGACTGCGCACCGCCCACCAGTCGCCCTCCGTCTCCGGCGTAGACCTGCCCTGGGCCGGACCGCAAACGGTCGCCCTGCTCAGCGAGTTCTCCCGCAGCGACCTCATGCTCGCCCGCCGCGGCTTCCTCGGCTCGTCCCTGTCGCTCGCCGCGGGACCCGCCCTCATCGAACCGATGCAGCGCTGGCTCGTCCCCACCCCCGTCGGCGACGCCGAGCGCCCCGACCCGCTCGCCGAGGCCCGCCGCCCCAACCGGCTCTCCGAGATCGAACTCGACCTCCTCGAATCCACCACCGCCATGTTCCGCAAGTGGGACGCCCAGTGCGGCGGCGGACTGCGCCGCAAGGCCGTCGTCGGCCAGCTCCACGAGGTCACCGACCTCCTCCAGGAGCCCCAGCCCTTCGCCACCGCCAAGCGCCTCTTCACCTGCGCCGCCGAACTCGCCGAACTCGCCGGCTGGATGAGCTACGACGTGGGCCTCCAGCCCACCGCCCAGAAGTACTTCGTGCTCGCCCTGCACGCCGCCAAGGAAGCCGGCGACAAGCCCCTCGGCTCGTACATCCTGTCCTCGATGAGCCGCCAGATGATCCACCTCGGCCGGCCCGACGACGCCCTCGAACTCATCCACCTCGCCCAGTACGGCAGTCGGGACTGCGCCACCCCGCGCACCCAGGCCATGCTGTATGCGATGGAGGCCCGCGCGTACGCCAACATGGGCCAGCCCTCCAAGTGCAAGCGGGCCGTCCGGATGGCCGAGGACACCTTCGCCGACGTCGGCCTCGACGGCGAGCCCGAGCCCGACTGGATCGGCTTCTTCTCCGAGGCCGAACTCAACGGCGAGAACTCCCACTCCTACCGCGACCTCGCCTACGTCGCCGGGCGCTCCCCGACGTACGCCTCGCTCGCCGAGCCCGTCATGGAGCGGGCCGTCGAGCTCTTCGAGAAGGACCCCGACCACCAGCGGTCCTACGCGCTCAACCTCATCGGCATGGCCACCGTCCACCTCCTCAAGCGCGAGCCCGAGCAGTCCGTCGTCCTCGCCGAGAAGGCCCTGGGAGTCGCCCGCAGCATCCGCTCCGAGCGGGTCAACACCCGACTCCGCAAGACCGTCGACCACGCCGCCCGCAACTACAGCGACGTCGCCGAGGTCGTCCAGCTCACCGACCGGCTCACCCAGCTGCTCCCCGAGGCCGCCGAAGCGGTCTGA
- the ffh gene encoding signal recognition particle protein: protein MFDTLSDRLAATFKNLRGKGRLSEADIDATAREIRIALLEADVALPVVRSFIKQVKERALGIEVSQALNPAQQVIKIVNEELIGILGGETRRLRFAKTAPTVIMLAGLQGAGKTTLAGKLGLWLKSQGHSPLLVACDLQRPNAVTQLGVVAERAGVAFYGPQPGNGVGDPVQVAKDSIEFARTKMYDVVIVDTAGRLGIDQELMQQAADIRDAVSPDEVLFVVDAMIGQDAVNTAEAFRDGVGFDGVVLSKLDGDARGGAALSIAHVTGKQIMFASNGEKLDEFDAFHPDRMASRILGMGDMLSLIEKAQQTFDEEEAAKMASKLASKKGQEFTLDDFLAQMEQVRKMGSISKLLGMLPGMGQMKEQIANIDEKDVDRTAAIIKSMTPGERHDPTIINGSRRARIAKGSGVEVSAVKGLVERFFEARKMMSRMAQGGGLPGMPGMPGMGGGPGRQKKQVKQAKGKRKSGNPMKRKAEEQAAAERRDQAQQGGAFGLPAPGQTPKDFELPEEFKKFMG from the coding sequence GTGTTCGATACCCTCTCCGACCGCCTTGCAGCGACCTTCAAGAACCTCCGCGGCAAGGGCCGTCTGTCCGAGGCGGACATCGACGCCACCGCGCGCGAAATCCGTATCGCGCTGCTCGAAGCGGATGTCGCCCTGCCGGTCGTCCGGTCCTTCATCAAGCAGGTCAAGGAGCGCGCCCTCGGCATCGAGGTCTCGCAGGCCCTGAACCCGGCCCAGCAGGTCATCAAGATCGTCAACGAGGAGCTCATCGGCATCCTCGGTGGCGAGACCCGCCGCCTGCGGTTCGCCAAGACCGCCCCCACCGTGATCATGCTCGCCGGTCTCCAGGGTGCCGGTAAGACCACCCTCGCCGGAAAGCTCGGCCTCTGGCTCAAGAGCCAGGGCCACTCCCCGCTGCTCGTCGCCTGCGACCTCCAGCGCCCCAACGCCGTCACCCAGCTCGGCGTCGTCGCCGAGCGCGCCGGCGTGGCCTTCTACGGCCCGCAGCCGGGCAACGGCGTCGGCGACCCGGTCCAGGTCGCGAAGGACTCCATCGAGTTCGCGCGGACCAAGATGTACGACGTCGTCATCGTCGACACCGCCGGCCGCCTCGGCATCGACCAGGAGCTGATGCAGCAGGCCGCGGACATCCGCGACGCCGTCAGCCCCGACGAGGTCCTCTTCGTCGTCGACGCCATGATCGGTCAGGACGCGGTCAACACCGCCGAGGCCTTCCGCGACGGCGTCGGCTTCGACGGCGTCGTGCTCTCCAAGCTCGACGGCGACGCCCGCGGTGGTGCCGCGCTCTCCATCGCGCACGTCACCGGCAAGCAGATCATGTTCGCCTCCAACGGCGAGAAGCTGGACGAGTTCGACGCGTTCCACCCGGACCGCATGGCGTCCCGCATCCTCGGCATGGGCGACATGCTCTCCCTCATCGAGAAGGCCCAGCAGACCTTCGACGAGGAAGAGGCCGCCAAGATGGCCTCGAAGCTCGCGTCGAAGAAGGGCCAGGAGTTCACGCTCGACGACTTCCTGGCGCAGATGGAGCAGGTCCGCAAGATGGGCTCCATCTCCAAGCTCCTCGGCATGCTCCCGGGCATGGGCCAGATGAAGGAGCAGATCGCCAACATCGACGAGAAGGATGTCGACCGCACGGCCGCCATCATCAAGTCGATGACCCCGGGCGAGCGCCACGACCCGACGATCATCAACGGCTCGCGCCGCGCCCGTATCGCCAAGGGCTCCGGCGTCGAGGTCAGCGCCGTCAAGGGCCTCGTCGAGCGGTTCTTCGAGGCTCGCAAGATGATGTCCCGCATGGCCCAGGGCGGCGGCCTCCCGGGCATGCCGGGCATGCCCGGCATGGGCGGCGGCCCCGGCCGCCAGAAGAAGCAGGTCAAGCAGGCCAAGGGCAAGCGCAAGAGCGGCAACCCGATGAAGCGGAAGGCCGAGGAGCAGGCCGCCGCCGAGCGCCGCGACCAGGCACAGCAGGGCGGCGCGTTCGGCCTCCCGGCGCCGGGCCAGACCCCGAAGGACTTCGAGCTCCCGGAGGAGTTCAAGAAGTTCATGGGCTGA
- a CDS encoding P-II family nitrogen regulator, protein MKLITAVVKPHRLDEIKEALQAFGVQGLTVTEASGYGRQRGHTEVYRGAEYTVDLVPKIRIEVLVEDEDAEQLIDVVVKAARTGKIGDGKVWSVPVETAVRVRTGERGPDAL, encoded by the coding sequence ATGAAGCTCATCACCGCGGTCGTGAAGCCGCACCGGCTCGACGAGATCAAGGAGGCCCTCCAGGCGTTCGGCGTCCAGGGCCTCACCGTCACCGAGGCCAGCGGCTACGGCCGCCAGCGCGGCCACACCGAGGTCTACCGGGGCGCCGAGTACACCGTCGACCTGGTCCCCAAGATCCGCATCGAGGTCCTCGTCGAGGACGAGGACGCCGAACAGCTCATCGACGTCGTCGTGAAGGCCGCCCGAACCGGCAAGATCGGAGACGGCAAGGTGTGGAGCGTGCCGGTCGAGACCGCCGTACGCGTCCGCACCGGCGAACGCGGTCCGGACGCCCTGTAG